The Pan troglodytes isolate AG18354 chromosome 1, NHGRI_mPanTro3-v2.0_pri, whole genome shotgun sequence genome includes a region encoding these proteins:
- the PPCS gene encoding phosphopantothenate--cysteine ligase isoform X3 — translation MKMVPKLLSPLVKDWAPKAFIISFKLETDPAIVINRARKALEIYQHQVVVANILESRQSFVFIVTKDSETKLLLSEEEIEKGIEIEEKIVDNLQSRHTAFIGDKN, via the coding sequence ATGAAGATGGTGCCAAAACTGCTTTCTCCTTTGGTTAAAGATTGGGCTCCCAAAGcatttataatttcctttaaGTTGGAGACTGACCCCGCCATTGTAATTAATCGAGCTCGGAAGGCTTTGGAAATTTATCAGCATCAAGTGGTGGTGGCTAATATCCTTGAGTCACGACAGTCCTTTGTGTTTATTGTAACCAAAGACTCGGAAACCAAGTTATTGCTAtcagaggaagaaatagaaaaaggcaTAGAGATAGAAGAGAAGATAGTGGATAATCTTCAGTCTCGACACACAGCTTTTATAGGTGACAAAAACTGA
- the PPCS gene encoding phosphopantothenate--cysteine ligase isoform X1, protein MAEMDPVAEFPQPPGAARWAEVMARFAARLGAQGRRVVLVTSGGTKVPLEARPVRFLDNFSSGRRGATSAEAFLAAGYGVLFLYRARSAFPYAHRFPPQTWLSALRPSGPALSGLLSLEAEENALPGFAEALRSYQEAAAAGTFLAVEFTTLADYLHLLQAAAQALNPLGPSAMFYLAAAVSDFYVPVSEMPEHKIQSSGGPLQITMKMVPKLLSPLVKDWAPKAFIISFKLETDPAIVINRARKALEIYQHQVVVANILESRQSFVFIVTKDSETKLLLSEEEIEKGIEIEEKIVDNLQSRHTAFIGDKN, encoded by the exons ATGGCGGAAATGGATCCGGTAGCCGAGTTCCCCCAGCCTCCCGGTGCTGCGCGCTGGGCTGAGGTTATGGCTCGCTTCGCGGCCAGGCTGGGCGCGCAGGGCCGGCGGGTGGTGTTGGTTACGTCAGGCGGCACCAAGGTCCCACTGGAAGCGCGGCCGGTGCGCTTCCTGGACAACTTCAGCAGCGGGCGGCGCGGTGCAACCTCGGCCGAGGCCTTCCTAGCCGCCGGCTACGGGGTCCTGTTCTTGTATCGCGCTCGCTCTGCCTTCCCCTATGCCCACCGCTTCCCACCCCAGACTTGGCTGTCCGCTCTGCGGCCTTCGGGCCCAGCCCTTTCGGGCTTGCTGAGCCTGGAGGCCGAGGAGAATGCACTTCCGGGTTTTGCTGAGGCTCTGAGGAGCTACCAGGAGGCTGCGGCTGCAGGCACCTTCCTGGCGGTAGAGTTCACCACTTTGGCGGACTATTTGCATCTGTTGCAGGCTGCGGCCCAGGCACTCAATCCGCTAG GCCCTTCTGCGATGTTTTACCTGGCTGCGGCTGTGTCAGATTTCTATGTTCCTGTCTCTGAAATGCCTGAACACAAGATCCAGTCATCTGGGGGCCCACTGCAG ATAACAATGAAGATGGTGCCAAAACTGCTTTCTCCTTTGGTTAAAGATTGGGCTCCCAAAGcatttataatttcctttaaGTTGGAGACTGACCCCGCCATTGTAATTAATCGAGCTCGGAAGGCTTTGGAAATTTATCAGCATCAAGTGGTGGTGGCTAATATCCTTGAGTCACGACAGTCCTTTGTGTTTATTGTAACCAAAGACTCGGAAACCAAGTTATTGCTAtcagaggaagaaatagaaaaaggcaTAGAGATAGAAGAGAAGATAGTGGATAATCTTCAGTCTCGACACACAGCTTTTATAGGTGACAAAAACTGA
- the PPCS gene encoding phosphopantothenate--cysteine ligase isoform X2 — protein MAEMDPVAEFPQPPGAARWAEVMARFAARLGAQGRRVVLVTSGGTKVPLEARPVRFLDNFSSGRRGATSAEAFLAAGYGVLFLYRARSAFPYAHRFPPQTWLSALRPSGPALSGLLSLEAEENALPGFAEALRSYQEAAAAGTFLAVEFTTLADYLHLLQAAAQALNPLGPSAMFYLAAAVSDFYVPVSEMPEHKIQSSGGPLQGKVQLEDILHHLEKEEINPLATTEQQLCLVLIPASTVKTG, from the exons ATGGCGGAAATGGATCCGGTAGCCGAGTTCCCCCAGCCTCCCGGTGCTGCGCGCTGGGCTGAGGTTATGGCTCGCTTCGCGGCCAGGCTGGGCGCGCAGGGCCGGCGGGTGGTGTTGGTTACGTCAGGCGGCACCAAGGTCCCACTGGAAGCGCGGCCGGTGCGCTTCCTGGACAACTTCAGCAGCGGGCGGCGCGGTGCAACCTCGGCCGAGGCCTTCCTAGCCGCCGGCTACGGGGTCCTGTTCTTGTATCGCGCTCGCTCTGCCTTCCCCTATGCCCACCGCTTCCCACCCCAGACTTGGCTGTCCGCTCTGCGGCCTTCGGGCCCAGCCCTTTCGGGCTTGCTGAGCCTGGAGGCCGAGGAGAATGCACTTCCGGGTTTTGCTGAGGCTCTGAGGAGCTACCAGGAGGCTGCGGCTGCAGGCACCTTCCTGGCGGTAGAGTTCACCACTTTGGCGGACTATTTGCATCTGTTGCAGGCTGCGGCCCAGGCACTCAATCCGCTAG GCCCTTCTGCGATGTTTTACCTGGCTGCGGCTGTGTCAGATTTCTATGTTCCTGTCTCTGAAATGCCTGAACACAAGATCCAGTCATCTGGGGGCCCACTGCAG gGAAAAGTTCAGTTAGAAGACATACTTCaccatcttgaaaaagaagaaatcaatccCCTTGCTACTACAGAACAACAACTCTGTTTGGTGCTTATTCCAGCCAGCACAGTGAAGACAGGCTGA